The stretch of DNA GTTGAGAGCGCTGATCAGTTCCATCTGTGAACTTCATAAAACAAGGGTGGAAGAGGACCTACAGGAAAGGCCCAGGGCAGGAAAAGAGCATCAAAAAGAGTTAATTGCTTCCCTCATAACATCATCTGAAAGTACTTGTGGAGTGTCATGATTTTGGCTCAGTTTCTGTGTGCTATTTGTTTCAGCTCCTGCTATCCTCAGATACCCTTACAGAAACTGCTGTTTTCAGCCACGCTGACACAGGACCCAGAGAAACTGCAGCAGCTGGACTTATTCCAGCCTCGCCTCTTCACATCTGTatattctgagaaaaaaacactTGGAGATGGAGCAGAGACTGAACAAGATACTAAGAAGAAATACACACTCCCTGAGGGGCTATCGGTATGACATTAGTTCTCTTAAACAAATCTTCAAGTATAATTTATTCAACTGTGGAGTTTCTAGTTATATTTTTACCCTATAAACAATTATGTCTTTCCTATGATTCTTTGCATTACAGAGGTGCTGGGAAAAAGTGGTTTTGGGAGTATTTATGATCCAGAGAGCTCTACCTTTGCATAtttgttttctcattatttaGTGTTCATTTGTataagactgtatttttttttttttctaattaaactcTCTTCATGCAGAATTAAGTTTACCAGCAATGGGGAGTAGAGATATGGAGTGATACTAATGTAGTAGCACTTAATCAGCTGTCCATCTCAAAGCATGTTGTACAAATATGTATAACGCACTTCAAAGCATGTTACCCTGTCGACAAGAAGGCAGTACATGCTGTTACTCGCTGTGGAGGAGCGAGAACATTAAAACAGCACAGGTCTCCCATCTCCACCTTTTGTTTTATCCTCCCAGACTGTGACTTGTTCTAAAGGGGGTGGCATTGTGGggtctggttttgctgctgttagtTGCAAAACATCCAAGCCTAGGTAGGTTGTGGAAATCTAGTAGGTTTCAGAGAAGATGGCCATGGCAAGAAGTAATTTTTGTCTCTGAACTTCTTCCCTGTTGACTGCAGCAATGTTACGTGCCTTGTGACCTGAATTCCAAGCCTTTGCTCCTCTTGCATTTCATGCTGAAAATGAAGTTTACCCGTGTGTTGTGCTTTACCAACTCCAGGGAAGCTTCTCACAGGTGAATCTATTAATGAAATCACCGTAGTAGGTATCTGTCAAGTAATATTACAGAGGTAATGAAGTGGCTATTTCTATCTTGTTTACCTACAGATTGTTCCTGCTTGTTCAAGCCTTTGGTGGAGTCACTGTGGCTGAATTTTCTTCTCGGTTAACTCCAAATGAGAGACAGAGAACCATGAAGGAATTTGAACAAGGAAAAATACAACTGTGAGCATTTTAAATAAGTTCCCTGCACGTCTTCCAATGTAGGCTATTTCCAGTGTCTAAAGCTGGGTATAACCAAGAACACGGTTAAATGGGGTCCTCTGTAAAACAGAGTGTGCAGGAATCAACTTACAGAATGGGTGTGAGACTTGGACTTGTGACTTTTGAATTGTTTACTTTGCATGTAACTTGGCCTGTTCTAATCTAGCTGTAATCTGAATTTCTGGGTGTTATTTTATAACGAGCACTAAATGTAATTGCTTGTTCATATAGTTGCCCAAACACAGAGTTCTGAAAATATTAATGTCTGTGCTTGGGGTCTGGcgcttattaaaagaaaatgggtGTTGGTGCTAGAACTATATATAGTATTAGTGCTTCCTACCAAAGAAATCCCTGATCAGACTGGCATACAGATTTACCTTCTGTCCATGTGTGTGGTTTGCTTTGTGATTTCAGTGACTATATAGGATTGCATCTGTGGAGTGTCTCTTGAGAGGAAAGTAAATACTtatcttctgtattttgtttttatccaAACCCTGTGTTTACATTCATCCTTGACTACTGGAATTTTGCACCTCGCTGTCTGCATTCAGTGCTGTTATGGAATGTTCAGATAGCTTACAGGTTTGTAACCTCCCGTGTGATGGGAGCCATCTGGCTTAGTGTTGCATGCTTGGAGAACCTGGAAACACCCAGTAACTTCTCATGCACGACAGTAGGTGACAAACCTGTAGTGATGCTTGGAAGTCTGTCAGCAGCTAGTAATGCCAGTGACAATGAGGAGTGACTTACAATGCTGCTGTCGTGCTCAGAGGTCAGGGGCTGGCTGCCCAGTTTGAGCAGAGATGAGCCGGAGTTGTGCTGTGTTCACTTGTTCCACTTGTGTGTGTAGTGCAAGAGATGTAACATGAAAATGACTATATATACATTTAAACCTAGGTTAATCAGCACAGATGCCACTGCACGAGGGATTGACATTAAAAGAGTGAATTATGTAATAAACTATGATGCGCCTCAGTTCATCAGGACATATATTCACCGGTAAGACAATCGGGAGCAAAAGGAAGATGTTTGAGCTTGgtttactttgaaatatttagCAAAGGTGACATGCACTTAAAAGGGTTTTTAGCTTTAgattttttgtttactttaataTGCAAATAGCTTTCTAATCAAAATTAAGCCCATAGCATCACCAGAGTAATGCAGTACTGAAACAGAGAACTAACACCCTgttatagaaaatgtattttacaggAGCTAGAAATACTGTCCTGGACAGTATTGAGTTTTGCGTTTCTAGATGTTCGGAAAACAGCAGCGGGTCAGCAGCTGTGAACGAGCCCTGGAGATGTTCATCCTTTGTAACATGTGGCTAGTCCTGTGCTAACCTCAAAAAACTCAGAATCAGAATTTCTTAAATCTGGAGAATTTCAGAATCAGACTCTTGGAGCTGATAATGGCAGTGACTACATGGCTAAACTGACTTGAcactaatttttctgttttcagagttggaagaacGGCTCGTGCAGGAGAAGTGGGTGTCGCTTTCAGCTTGGTCCTTAGAATTCAGGTATGTCATTGGTGTGGCATTCATTTGATAAGGATGTGCGGAGGGGCATAAGGAAGATAAGGTTCATACTACTTCCCACCTTTTCCAGTCAGGTGAGCTTTGGACTTGGAAGCTTCAGTTATTTCCTGACTAGACAGCACTTCCAAAATGCGTtcatttttctagctgagagGCAGTGGGGTGTCTCATCTCCTGTGTCTGTTTTGTTATGCAGGAACGTCGTTTTCTGCGGATGTTGAACGATGCCGGCATCCAAGATGTAAAGAAGCAGCCAGTGAAAGGCAACTCATTAAAGCCCTTGGTGCAGCGATATGAGGAAGCTCTGTGTAAGCTTGAGAAGACAGTCAAGGTAAttgaaatggggaagaaaacaaaaaaatggaacTACAACTTGCACAGTTTATTGCAACTCACAACTAGCAGAAATATTAGTTGTCTGGGATCCTTTTCTTTAACTGAGACACTTCCATTTCAGTGTGAAGGCAGCATTTTTGGTTGCATCATTATGAAATACTCAGAAAGGGtcaggaggggagaaagaggttttctgttaaaagaaaGGTATGCAGcatccctggatgtatttaaaaaCCTTGTAGaggtggcgcttagggacatggtctagtggtgcacttggcagtgttaggtttacagttggacttgatcttaagggtcttttccaacctaaatgattctatgatttctggtgtttccttttctgttgtcCCTTTCTCTTTACCTCTGGAGCTTGGATTTTGGCAACTACCAAGAGGAAGGCAagcaaaatgcagaaattaaaccTTTTGTCGGTTTTACACGGTTTTAAGACTAATTTACAGCCATGCTGACTAGACGCTGGGGGCATTCCAAGCCAGGAAAGCATTTTCTGCAGGCCCTCTTTTATACACCAGCAGGAAGCTTGAGAGCTTTCAAACAAAAGCCAGGTAGCATTTAACTTGCCAGATGGGTAGACTAGGGATCCATAATAGACGCTGTGCTGTATGATTTGGGCAAGTGTTCTGCTGTGTAATTGGAGGACTCCTGATAAGTATCTGTCCTTGAAAAATGATGGTTTTGAATTGCAGACTAGCAGTGTTTGAAAACTGGGGCAGAAAGGGTTATTAAATTGTCCCATTACTCACCAAAGTCCCTTCTGTGTGACTCTGAGACAGGGGGCATCTTCATTCACCTTTTCAACTTTAATTTTGAACAGACCGAGCGAGCAAAGAAACGAGCCTGAATGGATTGAAGCTGAGGAGGTCGCGTTTCATGGCACTGAAGCTGCTGAGGTCATGGACTGCTACCCAGCATGGTAACAATGAGACGTGGCCCCTGAGTGGTTGGCTCCTCAACCTTATTATATCCGAAGTCAGCTATTACAGGCCTTGTTCCCACCTTTCAAGGACACTTGCGAACAGAGTTCACttactggttttaaaaaaaaaaaaaaaaaaaaccactaagaTACAGCTGCCTTGAAGAGGACCTTGCATCATAACCTGCTGGCATATGTAAAACTACCACCAGTGAAGAGAAGTCATTACACAACTCTTGAGCATGGGCCTGAGGGAACTGCTGGTCTCCAAAGGTGAGGGCTGTGCTCTTCTTGCCTCTGAACAGGGACCCCTAATGGCTCTGTTACTGCACAAGCAGCTGTATCTGCAAATGCATAAGCACCTATACAGTGCCTATAGTGGAAGCGTGTTTGAAGAGCTGCTCTAGGCTGAAGTAACTGCAACTTTTAAATAaactctgtatatatatatatttttaaaactgtctaATAAAGATTCCTGAGTATAGGGACGGAGACAGCGTTGAAAGGATTTTTCAGTTCTATAGTCTTGTGCCTTTCTTGTCATTTTCTTACCTATGTTGTTTCCTTCCAACATTCAGTACCGGTGGTAGCAGCAGGTATTATTAAGTGCTAGATTGGCGTTAATGCAGACTAAAATGTCCGATGTCTAATAGGAATATACTGGAGTCAGCCATAAATCTGTTTTTGACACATGCCACTGATATTTTTAGCTGCCCGTGGCAGAAGGCTTAGAGCTACTGCATACCTGGAGCCTGTAACTACCTTCCAAGACCTTCAGCAAGAACTGTCCCAGTTCTGGCTTAttactttgtaaaacaaaataaatatacactAGCATTAGCAATGCATTATTGGAGCGAAATGAAGGGCTGGGAATCTTGGAATGTCAGGAGGGGTGGTTGCATCTCTTAAAGATAGGAGCAACCTGGGGTTGTTTTATACCAGTGAAGTAGCGTGTGTcttctttgttcttcttttttctctcaagCAGTTCTTGCACAGCACGGGTGCCTGGGCTGGTGTAAGAGTAGCAGAAGTGGAAAGTCTTAGGCAAAAGCTGTGAGCTCCCATGAGCAGtgcaaggaaaggctgagagatctgggtcTGTTTAGCTCGGAGAAGAGAGCGGAATCTCATCACTACTtagaaatatctaaagggtgggtgtcaaggggatggggccagactcttttcagttgggcctagcaacaggacaagaggcgatgggcacaaactggaacacaggaaattccatctgaacatgaggaaaaactttgagggtgccagagcactggaacagactgcccagagagcttgtggagtctcctgctctggagatattcaaaacctgcctgggtgTATTCccatccagcctgctctaggtgaacctgctttggacccccaaatgtcccttccagcccctaccattctgtgatctacCTCGTGTGAACCTACATCCTATCAGCCTAGCTCTGACTTTCCTTACCATTAAGCTATTAAGGGCAGTTATTAAGACAAGCCGAAGTTCAAACAGGAGGTGGCAGAGCCTGGTTGGGACCTTGCCCTGGAAAACAGCCTTCGCCCCAGTCCTTTGACACCGCGCCGGGGGAGTCCTGCTCTTCACGACGGTCCATCGGGCGAAGACCCGTGGCCGGGACGAAGCCggtaacggggcgggggggagctccGGGGCGGGGCTGCTGCTCTCCGCCCCCGGGACGGGCCCGGTGCTGCCCCGCCCCTCCGGAGCGCGGGGCTGGCGGTTCGGGCCGGGACCGGAGGAGCTGGGCGGCggcaggatggggctggagcTGTACCTGGACCTGCTCTCGCAGCCCTGCCGGGCGCTCTACATCTTCGCCCGCAGCAACAACATCCCCTTCGACTTCAAGCGGGTGGAGCTGATGAagggtgagcggggccggggggtggcggggctggggggcgttTCTCCGCGGTCCCCTGAGTGAGCCCAGCTGCTCCCCCACCACCACGCCGTCACCAGCCCCGCTGCGACCCCGGGCTCCCCTCGCCGCTCCCGGGGAAACGGCTCGTTACCAGCTGCCCTCTCTTGGGCCGCGGCGCGGGTGGGACCGGGTTACTCATCATCCCCATCAGTGCGAGAGGGTGGGGTGCCCCGCCAGCTGCAGAGGGCTCTGATGTCGAGACAAAAACAGGACGTAATTCTCTAAACTCTGATTTTTAAGTAGCAGTCTCGGTGCCTGCGCTCCTCTGCAGCAAATGCAACTCTACAAAGGTGTGTGATATCTCTTGATTCggccccaccccagcagcaaaTGGGCCTCTGAAAGAAGGACGGCTTTTCTGAAAAGAAGCGCTCAGGATGTGCTAGATCTGAGGCTATTCCTCATTTAGACGGGaaacaaaaagcaacagagaagTTCATGTATGGGCGAGAACAGCTGAGGTGTGTGGTTCTTGCTCTCAAATTCAACTTCCTTAGAAAACTTTGCGCTCTGGTAAGCAGCAGCAGTTGCTGCAGAGCagtttttctcctgctcttaGCAGGGGTTAACAGCCCCTTGGGAAGGATCCTCATGCCCAGAGCCCACGGATGTCCCCCCAAGTACAGGTAGGGCAGGACATCCAGCCACCTCTTTGGGGGTTTCATGGGGTCAAGCTGTTCGTGGTCAAGTTATTTTGAGAGGGTTGAGGACAGGATTGCAAAGACAGTGAAAGCAGTGGAGCGAGGCAGTGCAGACGCCAGGGATCTGAAGGCTGAGAAACGAAGAAGGGAAGGCGGTTTACTTTGTATTAAAGCTAAGTGATAACTGGTAGGAGCCTGCCCAAGAGGTTGTCATGTGTTTTCACCAAAGGATGCCCAAAGATCTGTACCTTCTTCCGTTGTAACTGAGGCTGGTAAAAGCTGCCCTTCAACTTTTCTAGAACTGTGCTGTTTTTGAGATTGAGGTAACATATTGGGCATAAAAACACCTTAGTAAGTAAtgcttaaaaacaacaaaagatgAGAAGGCTCCTGGGGCTGAAATTGATAAAGGCACAAAAGAGTTCCAGCCTGTGACTCAAAGAAACCTCAGGCGTGTTGTGGCTTAGTCTCTGGATGTTCCCCTGCACACCATAGCTGTGCATTGATTGCACCTTACTGTGGCTTTCTTCCGACCTGTCTCAGTATGAAaaaattttgctgttgtttgcaGGTAGGGCTCCTCTTGTGTCCTTCCCCAATAGATAAATTgttgtggtgagacactggcgcAAAGGAGAGGAAACTGTCAGGCAAGCAATGAGAGCATCAAGGAGAATGGAACAACTGAAATACAGGTTTTGGGGAACTGAGAGGAAGGAAAGTGAATTAAATCACAGTTTCCCAGTGATCTGTGCCCCATGGCATCAGCATTTGCTTTTGGTCAGTGTATTTAGAATGGGTAATTTGGTTTATGGGAATGCTAGAGGTGCATCCCATACCCGCAGTGTGTGCTCACCTCCCGCACCGTGGGGAAGCACTCCGGGTACCTGCAGCTGAGTTAGCTCAGCAGCCAGCTGCTCAGCAGACAGGTATGGGCACACTGGCCGCCAAATGAACACTCACTCGGGGATACAGTTCGAGGACCCATCACTGCATGGTCTATAAGGACCAGGTGAAGAAACATACACTCAGATCTGAGCTGATGGCTTAAACATGTGCCCTCAGAAAAGCTCTTGGGCCCCGGGTAAGGTAGGTCTCAAGGAAATGGGTGGAAAGAGTGAGAATGGAGAGAAATCACCCGACACTCCATGGACATCAGAGGACCTGGAAATCTGCACACCACGCATAGGAAATCCCAGTCTCTTTTTGAAAAGGGGTGGGGGAGACGGGCTAGGAGCCAAGTGACAGGCGAATAGTCATaaatcaggtttgtcaagtaCTGGGAAAACTAAAGCCATTTCCAGAGCATTTCCTCTAGCACAGATTCTCGGGTGACTCACACAGCAGGACATGGCACGGCGTTAGACACTAGAGAAACTTGAATACAGTGGTACACACATATGACTGAAGCCAGGGGCTGGAAAAGGCTGTCATGAACAAGTCACATAAAACAAGGCTCCTGGGACTGGTTTCAAATGTAATGGAGCACGCTGAGACCTCAGATGAACAAAGCATCTTCTCCTGTTGTGTTCACTCTGCCTACCTTTCAGGGGGATGCTGAAAGATAGCTTAAAAGCAAACTCGAATCCATATTTGCTCTGATAAAAGATACGAAAAAAACCATATAAAAAGCTGATTGAGAGATCTGTAACGAAGTACCCATGGCTTTATATGGAATCACAAAAATCTATTTTCATCTGAGGACTAAAAAGAGAGTTGAATATAAATTACGttatcttcaagaaaaaaacaaacaaaaaaaccccaaaaaactaaaCACCTGACTTTCTCACTGTTGTTGTGGTTCATATTTCTGATACTGAGATCTCTTTCCTCCAAGGAACTCGGTGTTCACTCTGGATTTGTACAGGACAGGTACCTCGAGGCACAAACTTAGAGCTGATAAAGCCCTGTCTTGACAAGCAGTGTTGGTATGAAAGGACTGTTAACCATTCTGACCTTTGTTGAGAGGTTGTTCTGGTATGCAGGCAATAAGCGAGTAAGCTGACGTCATACAGCAAACCCTGTGTTCATCCTGCAACACTTCTTGATTACTTATAAACTTAAACTTAAGACTATATTTGTGCAATCAAACCCAGAAACTTGAGGCCAGGTTGTCCCCACAGCCTCTTCAGGTTTTTGCAGACAGGTCCTGAGCATCACTGCCAAGTAGAACTTCTCGTTTCCCTCCTCAGGGCAGCACAAGACAGAGGAATTCCGGAAGGTGAACGTCCTGATGAAGGTGCCAGCGCTAAAGGATGGTTCTTTCACCTTAGCAGAGAGGTGAGGCTCAAATACACTCAAACCCCTACTGCAGTATTTTTTATCCTAAAATGCTTGGATTCTGCCAGTGCACCGTTTGGTCTCCATTGGGACTCCAGCCCAGGTAGTTGTTTGCCTCCTTCCTGTTCCACTTGTACATAAACCCATGTTTCAAGAGAAGCTTTTTCATGTAAACAACTGAAATGGTATTGATTGTGGAAAAATCTGTGAGCTGCTGCTTGGAGCTAGCTCGCTTGTAGGCAATGTTTCTAAGCCAAAATACCTGTCTGTGCGtcctcctgctctctgccttCAGCTGGAGGCTGTAGTTCAGTGCAGCAAATCTGACGTGAGGCATTCACTGCTGGATGGCCAGATAACATAAAGCTCGGATTTGGTATAAACTCATTCTGTGACTCATATTTGTCCCAAAATGTTGATGGGGTAACTGTAGCAGCAGGCCACATCTGTCTCACTGGGCTGATGTATCAGATAATTGCTGTCCACAAGCAGCTGCTCAAGCCAGCACAAACTCTCTCACATGCTGTGACTTGCTGGCAGTTGTGTCTCCTGCACTTCTCCCTGACTCCAGTGAGGTTTGCATTGCTGCTGGTCCAGCAGTGCAgaatctgggggaagaagaaaggatgaGGTGCTTTAATCTCATGATCAGCTCACTGGTCTGCCTTGCTCTCTGGGCAGCATTGCAATCCTCCTGTACCTGGCCCGGAAATTCAAGACTCCTGATCACTGGTACCCATCTGACCTGCAGAAGAGGGCTAGGGTTGATGAGTACCTGTCATGGCAGCACGTCAACATTCGTGGGAAGGGGAGCAAGCTGTTCTTAACTAAGGTAAGACCATTACATACCAAAACCTAAGAGTTGTGAGTGCAGTGGCCCAGGAAGTACCTCCTGTGTCCAGGACCTTTCTAAGCAAATGCACAAGCCAGGTGACAGATAGGAACAAAACTAGATCTGGAATTGATTTGGCTGCTCAGCCAAACCTAACTGAAGTGGCCCGAATACTTCATGCTGCAGCCACAGCTCTCTGCACGCACTGAGATCCAGAGCAAATTTGTCCTCGGTGAGCAGACAGACACAGCTCACTGCCTTCTGCCCAGTTTCATGGAAAGAACCAACCTCCcagtggaaaacaaaatgcaactgTTTGCAGATGATGCAGCCTTCCCTTGAGAGGAGACTCTCGTGGTTGAAATTTCAGACTTTCTAGGGAGGAGACAAAGACAGGCAGGAACTAATGACTGACATTAATGTTAATCTGCGAAAGGAGATTAGCGGTACCAGTTGTTCACGTGCATTGGCTGATGAGAGATCCTTAGAAGAAGGCAGTGGGAGGGTGTGGACTAAGTTTAGAGAGAAATATGTAAAAACTAACgtgtttcttctccctgccaggtGATGCTGCCTCTCCTCACAGGCCAGCCACTTTCTCCAGAGAAACTGGAAGGCGTTACTGAAGAGCTGAACATTGTCCTGAAGCAGTTTGAGGAGAAGTTCTTGCAGGACAAGCCCTTCATTGCAGGCAGTGAGATCTCCCTGGCAGACCTTGTAGCACTGGTGGAGCTCATGCAGGTGAGCATCAACCCCAGCGCTCCTGGATACGTAAGCTGGGTTGTGGGCAGGCCAGGCCAAGGCGTGACTGCTGCACCAGCACCTCTTTAATGGCAGATCTTTCTCCCTGCACTTAACTCCTTAGTGAAGTTAAATCTTGTTCCTTTCTGACTTTGACCATAATTGAGTTTGCTAGGGAACATCTACTTTGAGACAGTTCTCTCTACAGAATTATGGACCAAAttcctcagaaaaaaagataaattacaaAGTAGGCAGAGAAAGTACAAGTATTTGGAAGAGATGTGTTGGTGTGTGTGGACCTCTGTGTTCTGCATTAGGCAGTTCCTGGGTTAGCCATGGCAATGCTCTTTCACCGCATGTCCCAGGGGATGGCAGCTGCTGAGGATGACACCACTTGCTTCCTACTAGCTAAGAACCAGAGATGAACTCCACCTAATGTGACAGCTGTTTGCTGCCTTGAGCCAAATGTATAGCTGTGCTTCAGCCTGGTCCCATCATGGGCACACGTGCTGTTTGACTCTCTCGTGTTCTCTTGATCTCTCTCTGCAGCCTGTAGGTGCTGGCTACAACCTCTTTGAGGAGAGGCCCAAGTTAGCAGAGTGGCGCAGGCGGGTGGAAGAAGCAGTGGGGAAACAGCTCTTCCAGGAAGCCCACGAAGGGATTTTGAACATCAAGAACTTGACTGCTGATAAGATTGCACCCGAACTCCTGGAGCATTTCAAGCACCAGCTCCTAAAGCAGGCCAGCCAGAATTAGGGGGTTATACTCTAAGTAAAATGGATTTGTGCAGGCTTCTTGtagtatttcagcatttcttctaaaaatcatACAGAAACACCGTTCCACCAAATGCACTTCAAACACTGCCTTTCCGCAATTTATAGGGGAAGAAAACTACATCTTAAACAGACCGCAGTGAGCTGCTTTCCCCTTTTGTCCACTACAGGTATGTGAGCTGTAGCCCTATAGGCTTTTCTATCTTGCTTCAACACCACTGGATCTGCTTGAGGACAGAGGTGATTCGGTGGGAACTGGGGCCAGTCAGAACGGCCCTTTCCATCcctgttttcagttttccaggTCACAGCACTATAGAAGGGCCAAAGGTTTCCTGAGGGTATGGCAGAGCAGATCTGTCTGAAACAtggaaaaatcactgaaaatggTTTTCACTTTGCCACAAGCTCAGTTGGAAGATTTTTGCTCTTTAGTAAAGAGACAGGTCAGGACCTAGCCCTTGGTGGGGACCCTGCCAGGGCTCTCTCAGAACACCTGGCCACTAGAGGCTGCTGTGTCACCTGTGGGAGCAAAAGGACCCAGCGCCTAGGAGCAGGGGGGCTGTGCAGGTACCCAAGTGAGGCCTCCAGCTTCTGGGAAGGACAGGGTTAGTCCCATGAATAAAGATCCTCAACCACAGACTCATGCCATACTTTACAAAGAACGGCCTGCGCAactgagaaaagctgcttttctagGTGAAGCTGCTGCCAACCACACAGTCTCCCCCTGCAAACCATATCAGCCTCTtgtcctttccccagagcagctTTGTCAGTTCAATGGAAGCTGTTCAAGCCAGGCTCTCTCCAGTGGCGAGTGCTGCCGTGGCTGGCCCAGCATTGGTGGCagagggagctgtgctgggcagccctggggggaGCGGAGCGCACAGTGTATGACCTGAGTAATCCCTCAAATACAGTTAATGTTCCACTAATCTTCTGTCATATGAGATTCTCCAGTAAAGTTAATGGTTACACTTGTCACATGTTGCAGCTCTGTTTGCATTTGTAATCAGGATTTGGAAGGAAGCGGCCACTCATTTATCTTCCACACCTGTGCAGCATCCTTCACAACCTCCTGTCTGTGTCCCTTTGtacccttcctgccttcctgttcTCTCCTGTCCCTGTGACCTTCCATTTCCAGGTGTGAGCCATGAGGAGGGTTACAGTTTGCAGAACTGGCTTTTCCCTCCTTGTTAAGCTCTGGTTGTATCTGGAATTCTGTTTGTCTCTGCTGGCTGGCTACACCATCCACAGAGATGGCTTCATAGTACACTGAACGTGAGATGTCAGTCATCTTAATGCAAGTCAAGATATTACAGTGTTTGGGAAACCAGTCTTGCGCATCCTTTCAGCTGGACCTACTGGTTTGGGGGAATGAGCCAGATGActcttctgtgtttgtttcctgACTAAACCTGCCCTTTAGTGCAAAGGGGCACTGTGAACCGCAGCTTGAAACACACATCTCTCTGGGCTATGCTAAAGCAGCCAAGCGGGCCAGTCCTTTTTACTTTCTGTTCTTTCAACCTGCAGGCAACCCTAAATGTCAGTGGTGAAGCAGCAGATTTGCCCCCAAACCCTTTCAGTTTCAGTACCGACACAGGCAGGGATATCTGTCTTCTTACCTGATTTTTTATTGGTAAGTTTATTAAGGAGAGCCTATGGCACTCCAGCCAGtaaagctggtgacagcagctTTCTTTTTGCCCTGAGAGTGCTTGCATGGTTGGCGCCTGGGCAGCAATGCCTGtaggtgctgctgctctgcagtgcTAAGCCTAAAGAAAATGGCCTGTTTACGCTGTACTGCCAACCACTTCCTTTGCTCTGTAACCTGCAGCTTACCACAGCCACCAGCTGGGCTTCTGCACACAGAACGTCCTTCTTTTCTGCCTCACCGCAGCTGCCCAACCTCACTGCACGTTCTCCTCTTAGCACATTTTTACTTTGTCTAACTTCCAGATTCCTGACCTccaatttctcccttttttgtaGAGAGCAAGCCTCCTCCTACCAGCACAATAAATTCCTCACGCAGCTTCTGTTCAAGTAGAAGCAGAGCAGAGAAACCATCAAAACCAAGAGACTAATCTATAAAGTATT from Rissa tridactyla isolate bRisTri1 chromosome 13, bRisTri1.patW.cur.20221130, whole genome shotgun sequence encodes:
- the LOC128916987 gene encoding glutathione S-transferase theta-1-like, with product MGLELYLDLLSQPCRALYIFARSNNIPFDFKRVELMKGQHKTEEFRKVNVLMKVPALKDGSFTLAESIAILLYLARKFKTPDHWYPSDLQKRARVDEYLSWQHVNIRGKGSKLFLTKVMLPLLTGQPLSPEKLEGVTEELNIVLKQFEEKFLQDKPFIAGSEISLADLVALVELMQPVGAGYNLFEERPKLAEWRRRVEEAVGKQLFQEAHEGILNIKNLTADKIAPELLEHFKHQLLKQASQN